The Vulcanimicrobium alpinum sequence CGCGCTGTGTTCCGCCACCAGGTCGGCTTCGTCGTCGCGCGCGCGGCGCACGTCGACGTCGCGCCCGGAATCGTGCAGCGCTCGCGGTTCGAGCACGTAGAGCGGCTGGACTGTGCGCACGAGCGTCGGGGCAGCGTGCCACGAGCGCACGCGATCCCACAGCGCGTCGACGACGTCCTTGGGCCCCACGAAACTACGCAGCCCGGGATGCTTGCGGGTCTCGACGGCGATCGCGTCGATCGCCGCGGCATCGTCGGCCGCGACGATGAGCTGCGCGCCGTAATAGACCAGACCCGTGAGTTCTCCGCGCGCGTTGCGATTGGCGACGATCTCATCGGGCATGCCGGGGCCGCGGCCGCCCTCGAGCAGCCATTGAAGGAACACGTTTTCGTACGGCCGGCGCGCCGCGAACGCGACGGCGTCGCGGCGGGTCGCCCGGGTGACGGGTTCGAGCAGAAGCGGTGTGCGTTCAGGAGAGGGGGCGGACGAAGGTCGGCGACGTGGTCGGCGCCTTGCTTCCGCCGTCCGGTTCGACGGTCACCGCCACCGCTCCGATCTTCAGTGCGTCGACGGGGAGCTGGACGACGGCGACACCGTCGGCGTTCGGCGTGAAGGTGACGCTCGGCTGCACCGCCTTCGCGCCCTTCAGGACCGTCCACGCCTGGTAGACTCTCCCTTTGGGGAGCGCGGGCAGTTTCGAGAGCGCGAAGTAGACGTGATCGCCGCGGACGACGACGGCCCCCTGCGCGACCTCGTAGCGGCGCGCGTCGGACGAGACCAGGTCGGTCAGCGTCTGCCGGTCGTTGCGGGAGACCCGTTCGGTCTGGGCGAGCTGGTTTGCGAGCGTCTCGGCGCGACGCTTCGTCTGGGCCAGATCGCCGCGCAGGGCCACATCCTGCGCGACCGTGACGAACGAGAACACGAGCGCGGCCGCAGCTGCGAGCCCCGTCCCCCACAGCCAGCCGGGGTTGGGGCCGATGCGGCGCCGCGCGACCGGATTGCCGCCCGCCGCGTCGGCGCGCACTTTCGCAACCAAGCGCTCCTTCATCCGCGCCGAGGCTGCCGAATCGACGGGTTCCTCGGCGGCGAAGGCGATCGTGTCGGCGGCCGCACGCAGATCGTGATACTCGCGGCGCGCGTCGTCGTCGCCGGCGACGAACGCCGCGACCAGCGCGCTCTCCTCACGCGGGAGAACGCCGAGCGCGTAGAGCGCGACCACTTCCATCATCTCGTCGCGCGGCATCGGCACGCTCATTGCGACACCCGCTCGCCGAGCGATTCGCGCATCTTGCGCAACCCGGCGCGGATCCGCGTCTTCACGGTCCCCAGCGGCGTCGCGGTGCGCTGCGCGAGTTCCTGATGGGTGACGCCGCCGAAGAAACCGAGTTCGATCAAATCGCGCTGATCGCTGGGAAGCTGAGCCAGCGCATCGCGAACGCGCTGCGCGTCGATGCGCGTGAAGACGTCGTCGTCGAGCGCGCCGTCGAGCGGAAGATCAGCGGGGATCTCGGTTTCGGGGCGGACGGCGCGCGAACGCAGGACGTCCAGCGCCCGATTGCGGGCGACGCGCGAAACCCATGCCGTGAACGAACCGCCGCGGAACGCGTCCGGAGCGGTCCAAATCTTCAGAAAAACGCTCTGCGTCAAGTCTTCAGCCATGCTTGGATCGCCCAGCATGCGCAGACCGATTCCGAAGACCAGCCGGTGGTACGCATCGTAGAGCGATTCGAACGCGACGGGGTCTCGCGCTCGGATTCGATCCATCAACCGCACCCCTGGGTCCATTGGTTCGGGCTTCGCGCCGTTGAAGCGGTCACCTCGCATGGGGTAACGTGGAGAGGTCCGCGCCGGATGCTCCCCGGCGCATGCGATTCGGTCAAGGAACAGTATGAAGCAGCGTCGTCGTCCGCGCGATTCCACGTTTCTTGTCTCGGCGGCCCTCGCCGGAGCGGGCGGCGTGCTTGCGATCGCGTTCACCGTCGCGATGCCGTTCTGGACGGCCGCGCACCACCGGCCGTGGTCGAGCGCGTTCGCCGAGATCGCCGCGTGGGGCTGCGTCGCGCTCGCGGGTTGTTACGCGTCGATCCGGACCTATCTCGACAGCGGCGATCCGCCGGAGCGTCCGCCGCGGGGCGGCTTGCCGGCGCTGCGCCTCCTCGAGGGCGGCGCGCCGCACGTCGAAGCGCCGCGTTCCGAGCGCGACGCGGCGTAGGTGGAGACGGCGGAATTGCGCGCGCGCCTCGCCGCCGCGCGCTCGCTCACCGTGCTCACCGGATCGGGGATCTCGGCGGAGAGCGGTTTGCCGACGTTTCGCGGCGTCGGCGGCTTGTGGCGCATGCACCGCGTCGAGGACCTTGCGTCGCCGCGCGGGTTCGCGCGCGATCCGCACCTGGTGTGGACGTGGTACGCGGAGCGGCGGCGCGCGCACGCCGGCGTCGAACCGTCGTCGGCGCACGTCGCCCTCGCCGCGATCGAAGAGCGCGTCGACGAC is a genomic window containing:
- a CDS encoding GNAT family N-acetyltransferase, which codes for MFLQWLLEGGRGPGMPDEIVANRNARGELTGLVYYGAQLIVAADDAAAIDAIAVETRKHPGLRSFVGPKDVVDALWDRVRSWHAAPTLVRTVQPLYVLEPRALHDSGRDVDVRRARDDEADLVAEHSARMILDELGYDPRANRGSFVASVRRAIAAGAWWVWVVDGDLRFQCNVGPRSAATAQVQGVWTPPEQRGHGYATLALAAAARRLFATETTLSLYVNDFNAPAIALYERLGFTRAGTFTTYLFP
- a CDS encoding RNA polymerase sigma factor, coding for MDRIRARDPVAFESLYDAYHRLVFGIGLRMLGDPSMAEDLTQSVFLKIWTAPDAFRGGSFTAWVSRVARNRALDVLRSRAVRPETEIPADLPLDGALDDDVFTRIDAQRVRDALAQLPSDQRDLIELGFFGGVTHQELAQRTATPLGTVKTRIRAGLRKMRESLGERVSQ
- a CDS encoding anti-sigma factor; translation: MSVPMPRDEMMEVVALYALGVLPREESALVAAFVAGDDDARREYHDLRAAADTIAFAAEEPVDSAASARMKERLVAKVRADAAGGNPVARRRIGPNPGWLWGTGLAAAAALVFSFVTVAQDVALRGDLAQTKRRAETLANQLAQTERVSRNDRQTLTDLVSSDARRYEVAQGAVVVRGDHVYFALSKLPALPKGRVYQAWTVLKGAKAVQPSVTFTPNADGVAVVQLPVDALKIGAVAVTVEPDGGSKAPTTSPTFVRPLS